Proteins co-encoded in one Ictalurus punctatus breed USDA103 chromosome 18, Coco_2.0, whole genome shotgun sequence genomic window:
- the trpc6a gene encoding short transient receptor potential channel 6a isoform X1 yields the protein MNQRRPVLEEKNTSELHSNGKRNRSKDCLLVNAEFGDETFGYYGHHYSDCAHQTRQIVAKSRRQASRGAAYMFNAHPNSLTPVEERFLDAAEYGNIPVVRRMLEEIPGLDVNCVDYMGQNALQIAVANEHLEVTELLLKKDKLSRIGDALLLAISKGYIRIVEAILSHEAFADSRRLTASPREAAMHDDFFAYDEDGTRFSHDITPIILASHCHEYEIVHILLSKGAHIEQPHDYFCTCDTCNYHQKYDSFSHSRSRINAYRGLASPAYLSLSNEDPVLAALELSNELACLANIEKEFKNDYRKLSMQCKGFVVGLLDLCRNTEEVEAILNGEEDETSELPGRPSLTRLNLAIKYELKKFVAHPNCQQQLLSIWYENLSGLRQQTTAIKFLVVLGVAIGLPFLSIVYWVAPCSKLGKIMRGPFLKFVAHGASFTIFLGLLVFNAADRFDGSKLLPNMTIQDYPAQLFRMKTTPLTWMEMLIMFWVIGMVWAECKEIWCQGPREYLFEPWNMLDFGMLAIFIASFVTRLLAYWHASIAQSYVDKYYTDITNVTLPQEVEYYRRARLCWLPSDPQLVSEGLYAIAVVLSFSRIAYILPANESFGPLQISLGRTVKDIFKFMVIFILVFVAFMIGMFNLYSYYLGAKQNDAFTTIEESFKTLFWAIFGLSEVKSVVMNNGHKFIENTGYVLYGVYNVTMVIVLLNMLIAMINSSFQEIEDDADVEWKFARAKLWFSYFEEGRTLPVPFNLVPSPKSVLGLSLGLKSLLMKLVHKHEAVMKNEAELNELGENKTNKLTSHRYQKIMKRLIKRYIIKAQMDKEFDDVNEGELKEIKQDISSLRYELLEEKSHNMERMAELISKLEKRVCLHME from the exons ATGAATCAAAGGAGACCtgttttggaagaaaaaaacacatcagaatTACACTCAAATGGAAAGAGGAACAGAAGTAAAGACTGTCTTCTGGTGAATGCTGAATTTGGTGATGAAACTTTTGGCTATTATGGACATCACTATAG CGACTGCGCACATCAGACTCGGCAGATTGTGGCCAAGAGCAGGAGGCAGGCCTCACGTGGGGCGGCCTATATGTTCAACGCACATCCGAACAGCCTGACACCTGTGGAGGAGCGCTTCCTTGATGCTGCTGAATATGGAAACATCCCTGTAGTGCGGCGAATGCTTGAGGAGATTCCTGGGCTGGATGTGAACTGTGTGGACTATATGGGCCAGAATGCCTTACAGATAGCAGTGGCGAACGAACATCTCGAGGTTACAGAACTTCTGTTAAAGAAGGACAAACTGTCTCGGATTGGCGACGCACTCCTTTTAGCTATAAGCAAAGGCTACATACGAATTGTTGAGGCCATCCTGAGTCATGAGGCCTTTGCTGACTCCAGGAGATTAACCGCCAGCCCAAGAGAGGCGGCGATGCACGATGACTTCTTTGCGTATGACGAAGACGGGACTCGCTTTTCTCATGACATCACACCGATCATCCTGGCTTCTCACTGCCATGAGTATGAGATTGTCCATATCCTCCTGAGCAAAGGGGCTCATATTGAGCAACCCCATGACTACTTCTGTACCTGTGACACCTGCAATTACCATCAGAAATATGATTCGTTCAGTCACTCACGCTCACGTATCAATGCCTACAGAGGCTTGGCAAGTCCAGCTTACCTCTCTCTGTCCAATGAAGATCCAGTGCTGGCTGCTTTAGAGCTCAGCAATGAACTTGCCTGTTTGGCGAATATTGAAAAGGAATTCAAG AATGATTATAGGAAACTCTCTATGCAATGCAAAGGATTTGTAGTTGGACTTCTGGATCTGTGTCGGAACACAGAGGAAGTGGAGGCCATTTTGAATGGCGAAGAAGACGAGACCTCTGAACTACCTGGCCGACCAAGTCTCACCCGACTGAACCTTGCAATAAAGTATGAACTTAAAAAG TTTGTTGCGCATCCTAATTGCCAGCAGCAGCTCCTCTCAATCTGGTATGAGAATCTGTCTGGATTGAGACAGCAGACCACAGCCATCAAGTTTTTGGTGGTCCTGGGTGTTGCGATAGGACTCCCCTTCTTATCCATTGTGTACTGGGTGGCACCGTGTAGTAAG CTGGGAAAAATTATGCGAGGCCCTTTTCTGAAGTTTGTGGCTCATGGAGCGTCTTTCACTATTTTCCTTGGCTTGTTAGTGTTCAATGCAGCTGATCGCTTTGATGGGAGCAAGTTGTTGCCAAATATGACCATCCAAGACTATCCAGCACAGCTGTTCCGCATGAAAACAACTCCCTTGACATGGATGGAGATGCTCATCATGTTCTGGGTAATAG GGATGGTCTGGGCCGAATGCAAAGAGATCTGGTGTCAGGGTCCGAGAGAGTACCTCTTCGAACCTTGGAATATGTTGGATTTTGGAATGTTAGCCATTTTTATAGCCTCCTTTGTCACAAGGTTACTGGCTTACTGGCATGCATCTATAGCACAAAGTTACGTTGATAAATACTACACAGATATAACAAATGTAACTTTACCACAGGAGGTTGAATACTATAGACGGG CTCGTCTTTGCTGGCTGCCATCAGATCCACAGCTGGTTTCTGAAGGGCTGTATGCCATTGCAGTTGTTTTGAGTTTCTCTCGAATCGCATATATCCTTCCAGCCAATGAGAGCTTTGGACCACTGCAAATCTCTTTGGGAAGGACTGTAAAAGACATCTTCAAATTCATGGTGATCTTCATTCTGGTCTTTGTGGCCTTCATGATCGGAATGTTCAACCTGTATTCATATTATTTGGGGGCTAAACAGAACGACGCATTCACAAC CATAGAAGAAAGCTTCAAAACACTGTTTTGGGCCATTTTTGGACTCTCTGAGGTGAAGTCAGTGGTTATGAACAACGGACACAAATTCATTGAGAACACCGGTTATGTGCTCTATGGAGTGTATAACGTCACTATGGTCATTGTATTGCTCAACATGCTCATTGCAATGATCAACAGCTCCTTTCAGGAGATTGAG GATGACGCAGATGTGGAGTGGAAATTTGCCCGGGCCAAACTCTGGTTTTCCTACTTTGAGGAGGGCAGGACCCTCCCTGTGCCATTCAATTTGGTGCCCAGCCCAAAGTCTGTGCTCGGCCTGAGCCTGGGTTTAAAGTCGCTGCTGATGAAACTCGTCCACAAACATGAAGCCGTTATGAAGAACGAGGCAGAACTCAATGAG TTaggagaaaacaaaaccaacaaatTGACGAGTCATCGATATCAG
- the trpc6a gene encoding short transient receptor potential channel 6a isoform X2 gives MNQRRPVLEEKNTSELHSNGKRNRSKDCLLVNAEFGDETFGYYGHHYSDCAHQTRQIVAKSRRQASRGAAYMFNAHPNSLTPVEERFLDAAEYGNIPVVRRMLEEIPGLDVNCVDYMGQNALQIAVANEHLEVTELLLKKDKLSRIGDALLLAISKGYIRIVEAILSHEAFADSRRLTASPREAAMHDDFFAYDEDGTRFSHDITPIILASHCHEYEIVHILLSKGAHIEQPHDYFCTCDTCNYHQKYDSFSHSRSRINAYRGLASPAYLSLSNEDPVLAALELSNELACLANIEKEFKNDYRKLSMQCKGFVVGLLDLCRNTEEVEAILNGEEDETSELPGRPSLTRLNLAIKYELKKFVAHPNCQQQLLSIWYENLSGLRQQTTAIKFLVVLGVAIGLPFLSIVYWVAPCSKLGKIMRGPFLKFVAHGASFTIFLGLLVFNAADRFDGSKLLPNMTIQDYPAQLFRMKTTPLTWMEMLIMFWVIGMVWAECKEIWCQGPREYLFEPWNMLDFGMLAIFIASFVTRLLAYWHASIAQSYVDKYYTDITNVTLPQEVEYYRRARLCWLPSDPQLVSEGLYAIAVVLSFSRIAYILPANESFGPLQISLGRTVKDIFKFMVIFILVFVAFMIGMFNLYSYYLGAKQNDAFTTIEESFKTLFWAIFGLSEVKSVVMNNGHKFIENTGYVLYGVYNVTMVIVLLNMLIAMINSSFQEIEDDADVEWKFARAKLWFSYFEEGRTLPVPFNLVPSPKSVLGLSLGLKSLLMKLVHKHEAVMKNEAELNEKIMKRLIKRYIIKAQMDKEFDDVNEGELKEIKQDISSLRYELLEEKSHNMERMAELISKLEKRVCLHME, from the exons ATGAATCAAAGGAGACCtgttttggaagaaaaaaacacatcagaatTACACTCAAATGGAAAGAGGAACAGAAGTAAAGACTGTCTTCTGGTGAATGCTGAATTTGGTGATGAAACTTTTGGCTATTATGGACATCACTATAG CGACTGCGCACATCAGACTCGGCAGATTGTGGCCAAGAGCAGGAGGCAGGCCTCACGTGGGGCGGCCTATATGTTCAACGCACATCCGAACAGCCTGACACCTGTGGAGGAGCGCTTCCTTGATGCTGCTGAATATGGAAACATCCCTGTAGTGCGGCGAATGCTTGAGGAGATTCCTGGGCTGGATGTGAACTGTGTGGACTATATGGGCCAGAATGCCTTACAGATAGCAGTGGCGAACGAACATCTCGAGGTTACAGAACTTCTGTTAAAGAAGGACAAACTGTCTCGGATTGGCGACGCACTCCTTTTAGCTATAAGCAAAGGCTACATACGAATTGTTGAGGCCATCCTGAGTCATGAGGCCTTTGCTGACTCCAGGAGATTAACCGCCAGCCCAAGAGAGGCGGCGATGCACGATGACTTCTTTGCGTATGACGAAGACGGGACTCGCTTTTCTCATGACATCACACCGATCATCCTGGCTTCTCACTGCCATGAGTATGAGATTGTCCATATCCTCCTGAGCAAAGGGGCTCATATTGAGCAACCCCATGACTACTTCTGTACCTGTGACACCTGCAATTACCATCAGAAATATGATTCGTTCAGTCACTCACGCTCACGTATCAATGCCTACAGAGGCTTGGCAAGTCCAGCTTACCTCTCTCTGTCCAATGAAGATCCAGTGCTGGCTGCTTTAGAGCTCAGCAATGAACTTGCCTGTTTGGCGAATATTGAAAAGGAATTCAAG AATGATTATAGGAAACTCTCTATGCAATGCAAAGGATTTGTAGTTGGACTTCTGGATCTGTGTCGGAACACAGAGGAAGTGGAGGCCATTTTGAATGGCGAAGAAGACGAGACCTCTGAACTACCTGGCCGACCAAGTCTCACCCGACTGAACCTTGCAATAAAGTATGAACTTAAAAAG TTTGTTGCGCATCCTAATTGCCAGCAGCAGCTCCTCTCAATCTGGTATGAGAATCTGTCTGGATTGAGACAGCAGACCACAGCCATCAAGTTTTTGGTGGTCCTGGGTGTTGCGATAGGACTCCCCTTCTTATCCATTGTGTACTGGGTGGCACCGTGTAGTAAG CTGGGAAAAATTATGCGAGGCCCTTTTCTGAAGTTTGTGGCTCATGGAGCGTCTTTCACTATTTTCCTTGGCTTGTTAGTGTTCAATGCAGCTGATCGCTTTGATGGGAGCAAGTTGTTGCCAAATATGACCATCCAAGACTATCCAGCACAGCTGTTCCGCATGAAAACAACTCCCTTGACATGGATGGAGATGCTCATCATGTTCTGGGTAATAG GGATGGTCTGGGCCGAATGCAAAGAGATCTGGTGTCAGGGTCCGAGAGAGTACCTCTTCGAACCTTGGAATATGTTGGATTTTGGAATGTTAGCCATTTTTATAGCCTCCTTTGTCACAAGGTTACTGGCTTACTGGCATGCATCTATAGCACAAAGTTACGTTGATAAATACTACACAGATATAACAAATGTAACTTTACCACAGGAGGTTGAATACTATAGACGGG CTCGTCTTTGCTGGCTGCCATCAGATCCACAGCTGGTTTCTGAAGGGCTGTATGCCATTGCAGTTGTTTTGAGTTTCTCTCGAATCGCATATATCCTTCCAGCCAATGAGAGCTTTGGACCACTGCAAATCTCTTTGGGAAGGACTGTAAAAGACATCTTCAAATTCATGGTGATCTTCATTCTGGTCTTTGTGGCCTTCATGATCGGAATGTTCAACCTGTATTCATATTATTTGGGGGCTAAACAGAACGACGCATTCACAAC CATAGAAGAAAGCTTCAAAACACTGTTTTGGGCCATTTTTGGACTCTCTGAGGTGAAGTCAGTGGTTATGAACAACGGACACAAATTCATTGAGAACACCGGTTATGTGCTCTATGGAGTGTATAACGTCACTATGGTCATTGTATTGCTCAACATGCTCATTGCAATGATCAACAGCTCCTTTCAGGAGATTGAG GATGACGCAGATGTGGAGTGGAAATTTGCCCGGGCCAAACTCTGGTTTTCCTACTTTGAGGAGGGCAGGACCCTCCCTGTGCCATTCAATTTGGTGCCCAGCCCAAAGTCTGTGCTCGGCCTGAGCCTGGGTTTAAAGTCGCTGCTGATGAAACTCGTCCACAAACATGAAGCCGTTATGAAGAACGAGGCAGAACTCAATGAG